Within Streptomyces roseirectus, the genomic segment CTGCCCCTACCTCGCGCCGTCGGTACGTCGCGGTCTGACGATGTGGACGGTCTACGAAGTCACCAGCGACGACCGTGAGTTCGTCGAGGCGGGCCTGTTCCACGCCGGCGTGCAGGCGGCGGAGTGGGTCCGCCCGCTCGCGGCCCGTCCGCACGGCGCCCTGGTGTGCGAGAACGTCGTCCTCCTCGGAGACACCATCGCGGGCCGTCTCCTGGACTGGCCCCACTGGGCGCTGAAGCACCTGTACGGGCCCGTCGGCCTCATGGTCGGCAAGTTCCACCACGGCGAGGAACGGCACGATCGTGAGGACCGCCCCATCCCTCCTCCGCCGTACTCGTTCCTCCCCGTCCGCCCAGCCGTCCGCGCCCGTGACCCACGTTTTCTGGCGGACACACCCGATCTCGCGGACGCCCTCGCCGTCGCGGAGGACGATGGACGCGACGTCTTCGCGCAGCTCTCTCCCGATTGGCAGGCGGTAAAGGCATGGTCGCGTTCCCTCCTTGTCCCTCCGAGGCCCGCGCGGCAGCGGAAGCCGCCTGCGGAGGCCCGGTAGAGCTGAAGGAGCTGACGAACCGGCGGGGTTCGGCCGTCTGGAAGGCCACCGGCCCCACCCGCGCGGTCGCGGTGAAGACCGGCTACGACGACGGCGTGAGCGTCACGGTCCGGGAAGCGGCGATGCTGACGGCCCTCCCCGGCCACGAGGTGACCGCCGGCCGGTACGACGACGGGGCGTGGCTGGTCACGCCCTGGCACGACGGCCCCTCGACCTGGAAGACCTTCACGGCGGCGCGAGCGGGCGACGGCGACCGGAAGCCTGCCCTCCGCGCGGCCGTCGAACTGTGCCGGGCCGTCGCCGACCTGCACGCCTCCGGCTGGATCCACGCCGACCTCCAGCCCGCCCACGGCATCCACACCCCCGTCGGCGTCCGCCTCATCGACTTCGCCTGGTCCCGCCCAGAACCCCACGGCGCCGTCGACGGCTACCGGGGCGGCATCGTGCACCTGATGGCCCCCGAACTCGCCGTCGCCGCCCGCGACAAGCAACCGGTCCTGGCCACCCGGCACAGCGACGCGTACGCCCTGGCGGGAGCCCTGTGGACCTGCGCGTCGGGAGCCTGGCCCCTGGACTACGAGGCCGCGGGCCTCGACCGGCAGGCCGCAGGCCAGGACGGCATCCGCGACGCCATCGCCGACGGCGGCATCCCCCTGTCCCCGCCCACCTGGCCCGAGTTCCACAACGCCCTGCGCCCCGCGCTCACCGCGCTTCCCGAACACCGCCCGACAGCCGTGGAGTTGGCGCAGGTCCTGCTCAACGTTCAGGCGTGATCTCCCTCCGCGAGCTACGCCCGGACGACGCGCCCTCCCTCCAGCGCGTCTACAGCGAGCCGTCCGTGCGTCACCTGCCGAGACCAGCCATGACCTCCGCCTCGGCAGCCGCATGGCTTACGGCACACGCGGCCCAACAACGCGCGCTACCAAGGGTGTTGTACTGCTTCGGCATCGACGACACCGAGGACCTGATCGGCGTGGTCAAACTCCGCTCCGACGGGACGACCGCGGCCCTCAGCTACATCCTCCGCCCCGACGCCTGGGGCCACGGCCACGCGACCACGGCGGTGACCCTCATGCTCGGCTACGCGGCAACGGTCCTGCGCCTGACCTCGGTCACCGCCAAACACCACCCCGACAACCACGCGTCAGCACGGGTCCTGGCCAAAACCGGCTTCACGCGTACCGCCCGCTCCACGACGGCCGTCACCTACATCCGGCCGCTCTGAACGACCACTGTGTGTAGCCGAATTGAGCTTGTCGGCCGCGAGGGCAGGCCGGAGATGCAGACAATCTGTCCGTAGGCAGTTTCTCGCAGCCCCTTGACTACCGGCGTGCGAACCTTTCCTAAAACTGACCTATTTCACACTAATAGCACCGCTTTAACTGCTTCGCGAACAAGCGATGTGAGCCCTCTCCTCGGCATCCACAACCTCCGCCCGCCCGGCGCCCCGCTGTCGATCCCGTTAACGCTCGGCAACCATGGACACGGGACAACCCCCTTTCCGTACCCTGATTCGAGTCCTCCATCGCGAAGGGATAGATCCACCGATGAGTGAAAACCTGACGCTGGGCGCCCACCTCCGTACGGCACGCAAGACGAGGCAGCTGTCCGCCGCCCAGCTGGGGCAGAAGGTCGCCGTCTCCCCGAGCTACATACAGAAGTTGGAGTCCGGCGCGCGGAAGGCTTCACCGTCGCTGATCCTGGCGCTCGCCAAGGCGCTGCGCTTCGGCCCGGAGGTCCTGACCGGCCAGCCGTACTACGGGGAGCCGGAAGCGGAGGACCGCGTCCACGCCGTCATCCCCGAACTCCGCCGCCTGCTGCTCTGCTACGACAGCCCCGACGACCTTGAGATCGAGCCCCGGTCGCTCGCCGTGCTCGCCTCGGAGGTCGACCAGGTGACGACGCTGCGCCGCGACGCCCGGTACGCGCCGATGGGCCCCCTGCTGCCGCCGATCATCACCGAACTCACGCACGTGGCCCTCAACAGCCGGGGGGAGGAGCGGAGCAAGGCGTTCTGGCACCTCGCCCGCGTCTACCGCGCCGTGAACTCCCTGGCGCACAAGATGGGTCACCACGACCTGTCCAGCACGGCACTGGAGCGGGTCCGCTGGGCGGCAGACCGCTCCGAGGACCCCCTGATGCAGTTCACGGCCGGCTACCTGGTCTCGGGCGCGATGCTCCGCCAGGGCGCCTACACGACAGCCCGCCGCAAACTCCTGCACCTGCGCACCGAGTTGGAACGGCTCCAGCCCGAGCGCTCGTTCTCGGACGACGCCCTCGCGATCGACGGCGCGCTGCTGCTGAAGCTGGCGGTCCTGGAGGCGCGGGAGAACAACGCGGACCGCGCGGACGCGTACCTGCGGGAGGCCGAGCAGGTGGCGGCGCTGGCGGGCAACAGGGACTCGCTGGCGTACGAGATGTCCTTCGGTCCGACGAACATCCGCATCCACGAGGTTCACGCGATGATCGACATGGGCGACACCGAGCAGGCACTCGCCCGGCTCACCGAGTGGGCTCCGGCCTCCGGCGGCGAGTGGACGCCGCCGGTGACGACCGTCGGGGAGCGGTCGAGCCACCACTTCATCGACGTGGCGTCCGCGAAGCTGGCCGTCGGGGACAGGGCCGGCTCCTTCGCCGACCTCAAGCGCGCGCGAAAGGTCGCCCCGAACCACACCCGGTTCCACCCGTCCGTCCGGGAGACGACGGCGGCACTGCTCAGGGTGGAGTCGCACCCGTCCAACGAGCTGTCGACATTTGCGAGTTGGACCGGCCTAAGCCCAACGTGACTGTTTGTCAAGGCCCTTGGCGAGCAGACCCCACGGACAATCTGTCCGCGCACCGAACTCGCTGAATGGAATGGTCTCTTCACACATAGTGGTGAGGAGGCCATTTCCATGTCCGACGTCAATCCCGCGCCCCACGCCCGTCCGCCGCGCTGGATGCCCATCGGCGAAGAGTCCGAACTGTGCTCCGTGGGCGTGTGGTGGGACGTCGTCCGTGCCGAGGAAGCCGTGGGAAGCCGCGCGATCGAAATCCTCCGCGCACGCAACGAACCCCTCGGCCCGGTGATCATGGATTTCGGCGGTGCGGAGCCCCGGCTGTACTTCCTCGTCCCCGTGGGCACGGCGTCGACCTGGAGCGAGCCGGGGACGGTCGCCCTCGGCCAGAACTGCCACGTCGTCGTACCGCCCGCCGACACCACGAAGCCGCCGGGGATGCACTGGTACGTCCCCGCGAGCGGCCCCCGGACGCTGACCCTGCCCCCGGCACTGCGCCGCGCACTGATCCAGGCGCGCGGTGAGCAGCGCGGTACGGCGGAGGAGACGGCCCCCTGATGTCCCTGAACATCTCCTTCGCGCTGCTGTTCGGGGTCATCGTGGTCGTCCTGATCCGGGGGAACTCGGTGAAGGCCGGCCCCGCGATCACCTGCGTGCTCTTCGGGTTCTTCCTCGCGAGCAGTTCCCTGGCCCCGAGCATCGGCAACCTCGTGACCGGCGTCGCCGACGCGATCAGCCAGATCCGCCTCTGACACCCCTCCCCCCTGCCCGAGGTCCCCCATGACATCGACGTCCGAATCCGCCCGTCAGGCACCACTGCCCGTTGCGCCGCGCCGCCTCCGCTGCTCTCATCAGGGGAAGGCACGCTGATGCGCTTCGTGTACCACCCGGCCGGCCACGACGACGCGTTGCGCGTGGCCCTCGTCGAGCTGGAGGCGGGCCGTTGGAGAACGGCACGGCAACTGCTGCTGGCCACCGGAACTCACTGGGCACTGCGGACGTCACGCACACAGCTCCTGGCCGTGGCCGCCGCGCGGTCGGACGTGGTCGGCGTGTGGCTGCACGAAGAGCCCCACCACTACGACGCCCACCTCATGGACGCCCGTGTCGCGGTCGAACGTGCTCTGCGCGCGCACCGTCAACGGCACGCACACACTTGGGAGTTCGAGGCGGAGGCCCGGCGCAGGGTCCTGGCGGCGTCCCGCCGCGCACCGCACGATCCCGTGCCCTGGGTGTGCCTCCTCGCGCTGGCCCAGATCGACACACGCCAGCAGTACCACGAACACCGCATCCCCGCTCCCGAGTTGATGATGCCCTCCGGGCCGTGGGGACTCCTCGACCAGGTCAATCAGCGCGACCCCTACAACCGCGAGGCGTACCACCGGCTGATGCAGTTCTTCCTCGCCCGCGAGGCCCCTTGGGCCGCCTCCCAGGCCGCGGTCTTCGACCTCGGCCGCAGCCTGGTCTCCCAACAGCCCGTCGGATCACCGCTGTTGCTCCTCCCCGCGTACGCGCTCGTCGAACAGCGGCGGCACTCCCGAGGGGATCTCCTGTGGCGCCGCCAGTGGGCGGAAACGCCGATAATCGCCTACACCCTGAACGCCTTCCACCACTGGTTCCACCAGACGTCCCCCATCATGCGGTCGGTCGCCGACCTGAGCCTTCTCGCCTACGCCCTGTGGGCCGGCACCAAGTACCAGGAAGCCGCCGAGGTGTTCGCGGCCTTGGATCCCTACGCGTCCCGCGAACCCTGGGCAACCGTGCACGACCAAGCTGCGGGACCCAATACCGGCGAAGCACTGCTCCGGCGCGCCCACGCGGAATCCCTCGCCTACGCGCGCCGGAAGGCACGCGCCGGGCCGTCCTCATGACACCCGCTCTCCATTGGCATGAACCTGACCATCCGCTTATTTCTCTCGACCCCGGAGGTAGACCTGTGAGTCCCAACCGCCATGTGGCACACCGAAAGTCCGATGACGCCTACCTGAGAGAGCTGGGCTATAAGCCCGTCCTCGCGCGGAGGATGGGCCCCTTCGGGAACTTCGCGATCAGCTTCAGCGTGATCAGCGTCCTGAGCGGCTGCATGACCTTGTACGGGTTCGGGATGAACACCGGCGGCCCCGCAGTGATGCTGTGGGGCTGGGTCGCCGTCGGCGCGATGGTGATGTTCGTCGGCGCCGGGCTGGCCGAGGTGACCTCGGCGTACCCGACGTCGGGCGCCCTGTACTACCAGGCGGAACAGCTCGGCGGCCGGAAGTGGGGCTGGTACACGGGCTGGCTCAACCTGCTGGGCCTGCTCGGTGCGATCGCCGGCATCGACTACGGCGCGGCCCTGTTCACGGGGGCGTTCCTCAACCTCCAGTGGGGGATCACACCGACGCCGGGAAAGATCATGGTGATCTTCCTGTGCATCCTCGCCCTGCACCTGACGCTGAACTGGTTCGGGGTGCGGCTGGTCAGCATCCTCAACAGCATCAGCGTGTGGTGGCACGTCGGCGGCGTCCTCGTCATCGTCGGCACGCTCGCTGTCGTCCCCTCCCACCACCAGTCACCGCAGTTCGTTTTCGGGGAGTTCGTCAACAACACCGGCTGGAGCAGCCCCGTCTACGTCGCGCTCCTCGGCCTGCTCCTGGCGCAGTACACGTTCAGCGGCTACGACGCCTCCGCGCACCTGAGCGAGGAGACCACCGACGCCCAGGTCTCCGCCTCGCGCGGCATCATCCACGCGATCGGCTGGTCGTGGCTGGCCGGGTTCGTCCTGCTCGCGGGGCTGACCTTCGCGATCCAGGACTACGCGGGCACCGTCGGGAGCGCGACGGGGGTTCCGCCGGCGCAGATCTTCCTCGACGCCCTCGGCCTCACCGGGGCCAAGCTGCTGCTCCTGGTCGTGATCGTCGCCCAACTGTGCTGCGGCAACGCCGAGACGGCCGCCGCGTCGAGGATGGTGTTCGCGTTCTCCCGTGACGGCGCCCTGCCGGGCTCGGCGCTGTGGCGGGACATCGACTCCCGGACCGGGACCCCGCGCAAGGCCGTGCTCCTCGCCGTCGTCTGCGCCGCCCTCCTCGCCCTGCCCAGCCTCTACAGCCCCGTCGCCTACGCGGCGATCACCAGCATCAACGTCATCGGCATCACCCCCGCCTACGCGATCCCGATCTTCCTGCGCGTCAAGAACCGGGACCGCTTCCGGCCCGGCCCGTGGAACCTCGGCAGCTGGGGCGTGATCGTCGGCGTCGTCGCGGTGATGTGGGTGGTGTTCGTGACCGTCCTGTTCTGCCTCCCCCAGACCGCCCCAGTCTCCGTCGACACCTTCAACTACGCACCCGTCGCCCTGGCCGTCGTCCTGCTCCTGGCCTCGGTCTGGTGGCGCAAGCAGGGCAGCTCCTACGAGGTCCCGGCCCACAGCTCCGACCGCTCGGCGTCGGCCTACGAGGAAGAAGTCGTGTGATGACGATCAACAACACCCCCACAACGAACGGCAGTTCCGCGACCGTCCCCGAAGCGAGCGGGCGCTCCGGGAAGGGAATCTCCCTCACGGACCTGCGCAACCTCGTGAAGGCAGACACGATCGACACCGTGTCCCTCGCCCTCCCCGACCTCCAGGGGCGGCTGAAGGGCAAGCTGTACGGCGCCCAGCACTTCCTCAACCAGATCGCGGACCACGGCGCCGACATGTGCGCCTACCTCCTCGCCACCGACGTCGACATGAACCCGGCGGACGGCTTCGCCCTGACCTCCTGGACGACCGGCTACCAGGACCTCCGCGTACGCCCCGACCTCACGACCCTGCGGATGATCCCGTGGCAGCCGGGCACCGCGATCGTCCTCGGCGACGCCCTCAACCCCGACGGAACCCTCCTCGACATCGCGCCCCGCCAGATCCTCCAGCACCAGCTGTCCCGCCTGGCCCGCCACGGCCTGCACCCCAAGGTCGGCATCGAGACCGAGCTCGTCCTCTACCAGGGCACCAGCACGGCGGCCGGTGAAGCCGTGGGCCGCCCCCTGACGACCGACAACCTCGACTACGCCCTCGACCACTCCCCCCTCTTCAGCCGCTTCGCCCGACGACTCCAACGCGCCCTCGCGGGCGCCGGAATGCCCGTCGAGGCCATCAAGACGGAAGCAGGCCCCGGCCAGGTCGAAGTCACCTTCCCCTACGGCCCCGCCCTCCCCGCCTGCGACAACCACCTCCTCTTCAAACACGCAGTCCGCACCATCGCCGCCCGCACCCGCCTCACCCCCACCTTCATGGCCGCCCCCGAAACCGGCCGCGCCAACGGCCTCCACCTCCACATCTCCCTCTGGTCCCGCGACACGAACACCCTCAACGACACCGGCACCCTCTCCACCACCGGCCGCCACGCCATCGCCGGCCTCCTCACCGCCCTCCCCGAACTCGCCCCCTTCTACGCCCCCAACACCAACTCCTACAAACGCTTCACCCCCGACTCCTTCGCCCCCACCACCTTCACCTGGGGCCACGACAACCGCACCTGTGCCATCCGCGTCGTCGGCCACAACGACAGCCTCCACCTCGAAATCCGCGTCCCCGGAGCCGACGCCAACCCCTACCTCGCCCTCTCCGCCGCCCTCGCCTCCATCACCCACGGCATCGAGCAAGAACTCGACCCCGGCCCGCCGCAGACCGGCAACGCCTACACCGCCCCCGGCACCCCCGTCCCCTCCACCCTCCACGACGCCCTCGCCGACTTCGAGGACAGCG encodes:
- a CDS encoding amino acid permease, with translation MTPALHWHEPDHPLISLDPGGRPVSPNRHVAHRKSDDAYLRELGYKPVLARRMGPFGNFAISFSVISVLSGCMTLYGFGMNTGGPAVMLWGWVAVGAMVMFVGAGLAEVTSAYPTSGALYYQAEQLGGRKWGWYTGWLNLLGLLGAIAGIDYGAALFTGAFLNLQWGITPTPGKIMVIFLCILALHLTLNWFGVRLVSILNSISVWWHVGGVLVIVGTLAVVPSHHQSPQFVFGEFVNNTGWSSPVYVALLGLLLAQYTFSGYDASAHLSEETTDAQVSASRGIIHAIGWSWLAGFVLLAGLTFAIQDYAGTVGSATGVPPAQIFLDALGLTGAKLLLLVVIVAQLCCGNAETAAASRMVFAFSRDGALPGSALWRDIDSRTGTPRKAVLLAVVCAALLALPSLYSPVAYAAITSINVIGITPAYAIPIFLRVKNRDRFRPGPWNLGSWGVIVGVVAVMWVVFVTVLFCLPQTAPVSVDTFNYAPVALAVVLLLASVWWRKQGSSYEVPAHSSDRSASAYEEEVV
- a CDS encoding GNAT family N-acetyltransferase, coding for MISLRELRPDDAPSLQRVYSEPSVRHLPRPAMTSASAAAWLTAHAAQQRALPRVLYCFGIDDTEDLIGVVKLRSDGTTAALSYILRPDAWGHGHATTAVTLMLGYAATVLRLTSVTAKHHPDNHASARVLAKTGFTRTARSTTAVTYIRPL
- a CDS encoding glutamine synthetase family protein — protein: MTINNTPTTNGSSATVPEASGRSGKGISLTDLRNLVKADTIDTVSLALPDLQGRLKGKLYGAQHFLNQIADHGADMCAYLLATDVDMNPADGFALTSWTTGYQDLRVRPDLTTLRMIPWQPGTAIVLGDALNPDGTLLDIAPRQILQHQLSRLARHGLHPKVGIETELVLYQGTSTAAGEAVGRPLTTDNLDYALDHSPLFSRFARRLQRALAGAGMPVEAIKTEAGPGQVEVTFPYGPALPACDNHLLFKHAVRTIAARTRLTPTFMAAPETGRANGLHLHISLWSRDTNTLNDTGTLSTTGRHAIAGLLTALPELAPFYAPNTNSYKRFTPDSFAPTTFTWGHDNRTCAIRVVGHNDSLHLEIRVPGADANPYLALSAALASITHGIEQELDPGPPQTGNAYTAPGTPVPSTLHDALADFEDSAIAHDTFTTEVIEHYAHLAKLELNHERTHVTDTERHRWLTRA
- a CDS encoding helix-turn-helix domain-containing protein — translated: MSENLTLGAHLRTARKTRQLSAAQLGQKVAVSPSYIQKLESGARKASPSLILALAKALRFGPEVLTGQPYYGEPEAEDRVHAVIPELRRLLLCYDSPDDLEIEPRSLAVLASEVDQVTTLRRDARYAPMGPLLPPIITELTHVALNSRGEERSKAFWHLARVYRAVNSLAHKMGHHDLSSTALERVRWAADRSEDPLMQFTAGYLVSGAMLRQGAYTTARRKLLHLRTELERLQPERSFSDDALAIDGALLLKLAVLEARENNADRADAYLREAEQVAALAGNRDSLAYEMSFGPTNIRIHEVHAMIDMGDTEQALARLTEWAPASGGEWTPPVTTVGERSSHHFIDVASAKLAVGDRAGSFADLKRARKVAPNHTRFHPSVRETTAALLRVESHPSNELSTFASWTGLSPT
- a CDS encoding serine/threonine-protein kinase → MVAFPPCPSEARAAAEAACGGPVELKELTNRRGSAVWKATGPTRAVAVKTGYDDGVSVTVREAAMLTALPGHEVTAGRYDDGAWLVTPWHDGPSTWKTFTAARAGDGDRKPALRAAVELCRAVADLHASGWIHADLQPAHGIHTPVGVRLIDFAWSRPEPHGAVDGYRGGIVHLMAPELAVAARDKQPVLATRHSDAYALAGALWTCASGAWPLDYEAAGLDRQAAGQDGIRDAIADGGIPLSPPTWPEFHNALRPALTALPEHRPTAVELAQVLLNVQA
- a CDS encoding DUF6875 domain-containing protein, yielding MTTGPRTGAPRTPAGALRLVEAQTAEPRAVDISGYVDAVSAHCPYLAPSVRRGLTMWTVYEVTSDDREFVEAGLFHAGVQAAEWVRPLAARPHGALVCENVVLLGDTIAGRLLDWPHWALKHLYGPVGLMVGKFHHGEERHDREDRPIPPPPYSFLPVRPAVRARDPRFLADTPDLADALAVAEDDGRDVFAQLSPDWQAVKAWSRSLLVPPRPARQRKPPAEAR